CACCTGTTGAGGAGATTAAAGCCAGCTTGAGGAGAGCTTTGCACCAAGCAAAAACAGGTCAAACTAGACCAATTAGTGAGCTATGGGACAGGATTGATGCAGAGTGATAATACCGTTTCAATTCGATTCTCCTATGAGTTTGAGGAGGAAGTTTACCGACTCTCAAAGAGATTTCGCAATATTCGCTCTGATATTCAACCAATTATTGAGCAATTACAACAAGGAAATGTCATAGGAGATAGAATTGCTGGCATTAGTGAGGAGTATGTTGTTTATAAACTGAGGGTTCGCAACAGTAATATCCAAAAAGGTAAGAGTGCTGGATATCGATTAATTTATTTACTTGAGTTGCCTACAAGTATTTTGCTACTGACAATTTATTCCAAGTCTGACAGAGAAGATATTGGTGTAAATGAAATCCGCAATATCGTGGCTGATTTTTATGGCGAAGAAGGTTAAAACTGCTAGTAAACTATATCTTTTAAAATACTTATACTGATTCCGCAACATCGCAAATGCTGCATAAGTCTTATTATTAGCACAAGCGCCACATCTAAGTATTTGGGAATGTGAGGAATGTTAAATACTATTAAACGTAAATTCCGCGATCGCGAAAAGCTTCCACCTTATCGCCAAGCGCTACGGCGAAGCAGCAAAAGCCAATCATTCGGTTTAATTATAATAATTTTAGCTTGGAGTCTAGCTATGGGCTGTCTTCTCTCCTCAGCAACTAACGCCCAAAGTCCTACTCTCACTCCCGAAGTTAGCACGGTTGACGTAGTACCTGCACAGTTCCAGTTGGGGCAAGAACTGTATGTAGAAAACTGCTCCACTTGTCACATTGCCTTACCACCAGCTGTTTTACCCACCCAAACTTGGAAAAATCTCCTAGAAGACCCGCAACACTACGGCGTACAACTCAAGCCTTTAGTAGATCCGCCCCGTATTTTGGTATGGAAATATCTTTCGACTTTCTCGCGTACACAATTACAAGAGGAAGAAACGCCCTATCGCCTCAAAGATTCACGTTATTTTAAAGCTTTGCATCCAGGAGTGAATCTACCACGTCCTGTTCAGATTGGTAGCTGTGTCAGTTGTCATCCTAGCGCAAGCGATTATAATTTCCGCCGCCTTAGCCCAGAAGCAGAGAGAGAATAAGAGTAAAGAGAGAATAGGGGAGGGGGGACAAGGGGCAGAAGAGTGGTTATGTGCATTTACTTCCCCACTCCCCCCCTCTCCCCCTCCCCCCTTCTCTGTTGCGGCGATCGCTACTTCAGCATGGGTGGGCTTCTCTGCGCCCAGCTGAAGGCAAAATGATACTATGAAGAGAGTCTAAATATAAGATATAAGTAAAAACCAATTGTTTAGCAAACTAATTCATTGGTTTCAGTCTGATTTTTGAGTAAATTTTCATTTCACACCCATCCACAACCAAGATGGTTGGGTTAAGTGTTTATAATCAATGCCACGCCTTTATCCCTATCCCTTTGATTCAGTTCCATAACCTGCCATGCTAAAATTATTGTTGGGCGATCCCAACGCTCGTAAGCTTAAAAAATACCAACCTGACGTTACTGAAATTAACCTTTTAGAGGAAGAAACTAAAGCTCTTTCCGATGAGGAGTTAAAAGGTAAAACCGCAGAATTTAAACAACGACTTGCTAAAGGTGAAACTCTGGATAATCTTTTGCCAGAAGCCTTTGCTGTTGTCCGGGAAGCAGGACGGCGAGTCTTAGGCTTGCGGCACTTTGATGTTCAACTCTTAGGCGGTATCATTTTGCACTCTGGGCAAATTGCCGAAATGAAAACCGGTGAGGGTAAAACTCTGGTTGCCACCTTGCCAAGTTATTTGAATGCCCTCACTGGGAAAGGTGTACACGTCGTTACCGTGAACGATTATCTAGCTCGTCGGGACGCGGAATGGATGGGACAGGTGCATCGGTTCCTAGGGTTGAGTGTGGGGTTAATCCAGGCAAGCATGACTCCCAGTGAACGCCAGAGAAACTATGAGTGTGACATTACCTATGTTACCAATAGTGAGGTAGGCTTTGACTACCTGCGGGATAACATGGCAACATCAATGGCAGATGTAGTGCAACGCCCGTTTAATTACTGTGTAATTGATGAAGTAGATTCAATTTTAATTGATGAAGCGCGGACACCCCTGATTATTTCAGGGCAGGTGGAAAGACCTACAGAAAAATACCTACAAGCTTCTGAAATAGCATCGGCTCTTAAGAAAGATGAGTATTATGAGGTTGATGAAAAAGCTCGTAACGTGCTATTGACCGATGAAGGTTTTGCAGAAGCCGAGAATCTTTTGGGAGTAACAGATTTATTTGACCCCGAAGACCCTTGGGCGCACTTCGTTTTCAATGCGATTAAAGCTAAAGAACTTTTCCTCAAGGATGTAAACTATATCGTCCGTAATGGGGAAGTAGTAATCGTAGACGAATTTACCGGACGGGTGCTACCTGGACGGCGCTGGAGTGATGGACTGCACCAAGCGATTGAAGCCAAAGAACACGTAGAAATTCAGCCAGAAACTCAAACTTTGGCGACGATCACCTATCAAAACCTGTTCTTGCTGTATCCCAAATTGGGTGGAATGACTGGAACAGCCAAGACAGAAGAACCAGAATTTGAAAAAATTTACAAACTGGAAGTAGCGGTAATTCCTACTAACCGCGATCGCCGACGTGAAGACTTATCTGATATGGTCTTTAAAACGGAAGCAGGAAAGTGGGGAGCGATCGCCAGAGAATGTGCTGAAATGCACCAACTCGGTAGACCTGTATTAGTAGGAACCACCAGTGTTGAAAAATCCGAACTTCTCAGCAGACTACTCAAGCAACTAGAAATTCCTCACGAATTACTCAACGCTAGGCCAGAAAACGTTGAACGTGAAGCGGAAATCGTAGCTCAAGCAGGGCGAAAAGGTGCTGTTACCATTGCTACTAACATGGCTGGTAGAGGTACAGACATTATTTTGGGTGGTAACTCCGAATACATGGCACGTCTAAAGCTGCGGGAATACTTTATGCCGCGG
This region of Nostoc sp. UHCC 0302 genomic DNA includes:
- a CDS encoding cytochrome C yields the protein MLNTIKRKFRDREKLPPYRQALRRSSKSQSFGLIIIILAWSLAMGCLLSSATNAQSPTLTPEVSTVDVVPAQFQLGQELYVENCSTCHIALPPAVLPTQTWKNLLEDPQHYGVQLKPLVDPPRILVWKYLSTFSRTQLQEEETPYRLKDSRYFKALHPGVNLPRPVQIGSCVSCHPSASDYNFRRLSPEAERE
- the secA gene encoding preprotein translocase subunit SecA is translated as MLKLLLGDPNARKLKKYQPDVTEINLLEEETKALSDEELKGKTAEFKQRLAKGETLDNLLPEAFAVVREAGRRVLGLRHFDVQLLGGIILHSGQIAEMKTGEGKTLVATLPSYLNALTGKGVHVVTVNDYLARRDAEWMGQVHRFLGLSVGLIQASMTPSERQRNYECDITYVTNSEVGFDYLRDNMATSMADVVQRPFNYCVIDEVDSILIDEARTPLIISGQVERPTEKYLQASEIASALKKDEYYEVDEKARNVLLTDEGFAEAENLLGVTDLFDPEDPWAHFVFNAIKAKELFLKDVNYIVRNGEVVIVDEFTGRVLPGRRWSDGLHQAIEAKEHVEIQPETQTLATITYQNLFLLYPKLGGMTGTAKTEEPEFEKIYKLEVAVIPTNRDRRREDLSDMVFKTEAGKWGAIARECAEMHQLGRPVLVGTTSVEKSELLSRLLKQLEIPHELLNARPENVEREAEIVAQAGRKGAVTIATNMAGRGTDIILGGNSEYMARLKLREYFMPRIVMPEDEDVFGVQRPAGLPAAGHGGGQGFVPGKKVKTWRASPEIFPTQLTKETEQLLKEAVEIAVREYGERSLPELEAEEKVAVAAEKAPIDDPVIQKLREAYNRVKQEYEQFTTREHNEVVEIGGLHVIGTERHESRRIDNQLRGRAGRQGDPGTTRFFLSLEDNLLRIFGGDRVAGLMNAFQVEEDMPIESGMLTRSLEGAQKKVETYYYDIRKQVFEYDEVMNNQRRAIYAERRRVLEGQDLKEQVIKYAEKTMDDIVDYYINIDLPSEEWELEKLVEKVKEFVYLLADLQPNQLEDMSVTEIKAFLHEQVRIAYDLKEAQIDQVQPGLMRQAERFFILQRIDTLWREHLQQMDALRESVGLRGYGQKDPLIEYKSEGYELFLDMMVNIRRDVVYSLFMFQPQPQPVVQASSEVV
- a CDS encoding type II toxin-antitoxin system RelE/ParE family toxin, which produces MQSDNTVSIRFSYEFEEEVYRLSKRFRNIRSDIQPIIEQLQQGNVIGDRIAGISEEYVVYKLRVRNSNIQKGKSAGYRLIYLLELPTSILLLTIYSKSDREDIGVNEIRNIVADFYGEEG